The window ctccagcacccatgtgaaaaacaaggcatggtggcacatgtttatAACCCCAGCTGTGGGAGTGGGGAAAGCAGAGATAAATGAATCTTGGGTACTCACTGGTCAGCCCATCTAGCTGGAGTggagagctccaggctcagtaagagaccttgtcacAAGAAATTAACACAGAGAATGATAGAAGGTGACATCCTATTCTAGCCTCTGTACtccacacattacacacacaggcatgcacacatgcatgcacaggtgtggacacgtgtgcacacacccatgcacatgcacacacatgcaagcacacacacccacgcatgcacatgcactcagtgctggggagatggagcaGCCAGATCCTTTGAGTACCATTGATCAGTCGGCCTAAGCTAATCAGTAATCCCTAGATCCCTATGAGAGTACTGCTATCAAAACAACAAACTAACAACAGCTTTTGAAGAAtgatacccccccccacacacattgaACAggtttttcctggaataaagcaGACCTGAATTGAAATTCCAGCTTCTTAGCTTTGCATGTATTGGTGGTTACCTAGAGCCTTCACCACATTGTTTTGGCAAGAGGTAAATTATCTTCTTTGGAAAGTTCCCCAGTAGACACGTGAACTACTTAGCACCAGGAGTTCATATTGGTTTCTGCTCCATGGATTATGGCTCAAGGAGTATGGTCGCCGGGTGGAAATAGGCACACAAACAGGTGGTTTTTGTATCATAGCTGGCTTTTCTTCTTGTGTGAGTGACTCACTGGAAATTTAAGGGTGAGATAACCTGCTACTGCTTCCAGTGGAGCTGGGATATCTGAAGccccagaggccagagcaggacttACCAGAGAGGTAATGAGACCATGGGATCAGCCTCTTCTTGAAGGCCTGGCCTACAATAGCTTCTGAACAGTAGTTACAAAGTCCCTTTCCTGACAGACCTGTCACTGTGCGGCTTGATTTATGTGTTGGTGACAATGCTACTAAAGATTTTATGATACTTAAGCCTTTCAAATGTCATTTTTGTTATTCTAGCTAAACTGAGACAGAGAGGCCTGAGGGCTtttatttaaggagaaaaaggagagacaGCAGAACTCAACAATTCTCTGCTAGGACAGCAGGCGCCCTGCAGTTGCTGTAGCTGAGAAAGAGGAGTGAGCCAGAAGTGGCAGGATTCAGATCTTGGAGTGAATCTGTGAAGCACAAACTGGTCTGATAGCTGCTAGGGAGACAAAGATGGCATGGTCCCTGGTGGTGCTGATCCACACTGAAGCAAAAGTCACCAACTCTTCGACCTACACCCAGCACTTCTCTGAGCCCGCAGCCCAGGGAACAAGCCACAGACCCACGGAGCTGCAGTAATTTCGACTGTCGCGCGCCCCCTTGCTCAGTACCCACACACCACAGTGCGCGTCCCTGGGGGAGCTGCCCGTGGTGctgaattttttcctttgtttgaaaGGGACCTGGGGCCACAGTGTGTGCAAAAGGCTCAAAGGGTCCTCTGCAGAGCCACAGCCCTAAAATCCCTGACCAGCGACAGACTCAGCACAGCAAAGCCCTGCTAGACTCCCTATCCCACTCTAGTGACTCTGTCAGCTGCAGTTGGAGCTCTGCAGAATCTGGAGATGTCCTGTTCGGTTTTCCTTTCATACCTAGTGTATCTAGATTTCTCTATCCCCACATTCTTTCCGACCCTTTGCCTCTTGAGACTGCATCTGGTGGTCCCCACAACTTGACTCTTCCCGCACCTCCTCTCACCTCCCCTGGGACACGCCCCTCCGGAACAGCTTTTCTGGGCACTGCACACTTCCGCAGTGGAGATCACCCCTGGAGTTTGGGGCCCAGGTTCCTGGCCCCGCCCCCTTCCTGGCTCCATCCCTATTACACACGCTGCTCCCCTTCTCTAAGCACAGAGTTGGGCAACATGTTCCACCTCCATCTTCCATAAAAGGGAGAGGTGGAGTGGGGGaagaggtggaggggaggagcTCCCAGACCCCTCAAAAGCTGCTGGCCCACTAGGTACTCCTGGATCCATTAGCAGAAGAGAGCAGCTCGAGTGGCCATCTGGGCTGAGGACTCCCGAGGGATAGCAGGCAGTCTGCGCCTGCCTTTGAGAGTCTTTTCCTGCCAGCCAAGCCAGCTCACAGGTAGGACCAGCTCTCAGGTCTGCCTTCCTGGACCGCAAGAGCTAGCCACGAACAGGAGCGGTTTAAAGTACCTTACTAGGTTTATTTTATAGAGCTGGGAGGACAGCATTCATTGCGTTTGATGTTCTGGGGCTAGTTATGTCAAAGAGTGGAGTTGGGTGATGGGGAGGGTACATGAGGGGTGGATGAAAGATGGAAAGTGACAACTTTGATTACCTTTGGACAGGTGGCCATGACCTCACTGCCCACTGGAACCCCCGGGGACCCCGATTTGTTTTCTGGGCTGCCGCCAGCCGGCTCCACTCCAGGCAACCAGAGCGCAGAGGCCTCGGAGGGCAACGGGTCGGTGACAGTCCCCCGCGCTGCAGCAGTCACGCCCTTCCAGAGCCTGCAGCTGGTGCACCAGCTGAAAGGGCTGATCGTGATGCTGTACAGCATTGTGGTGGTCGTGGGGCTGGTGGGCAATTGCCTGCTTGTGCTGGTGATCGCGCGCGTGCGCCGGCTGCACAATGTGACCAACTTCCTCATCGGCAACCTGGCCTTGTCCGACGTGCTCATGTGCGCCGCCTGCGTGCCGCTCACGCTGGCCTATGCCTTTGAGCCTCGCGGCTGGGTGTTCGGTGGAGGCCTGTGCCACTTGGTTTTCTTCCTGCAGCCGGTCACCGTCTATGTATCGGTGTTCACACTCACCACAATTGCTTTGGACCGCTATGTCGTTCTGGTGCACCCGCTACGTCGGCGCATCTCACTGAAGCTCAGTGCCTATGCTGTGCTGGGTATCTGGGCGCTATCCGCGGTGCTGGCGCTGCCGGCCGCAGTGCACACCTACCATGTGGAGCTCAAGCCCCACGACGTACGCCTGTGCGAGGAGTTCTGGGGCTCACAGGAGCGTCAGCGCCAGCTCTATGCCTGGGGGCTGCTGTTGGGCACCTATTTGCTCCCCCTGCTGGCCATCCTCCTGTCCTACGTCCGGGTGTCGGTGAAGCTGCGGAACCGTGTTGTGCCTGGCAGTGTGACCCAGAGCCAAGCTGACTGGGACCGAGCGCGTCGCCGCCGCACCTTCTgtctgctggtggtggtggtagtggtgtttGCCGTCTGCTGGCTGCCGCTGCACATCTTCAACCTGCTTCGGGACCTGGACCCCCGTGCCATCGACCCCTACGCTTTCGGGCTGGTGCAGCTCCTCTGCCACTGGCTCGCCATGAGCTCCGCCTGCTACAACCCCTTCATCTATGCCTGGCTGCATGACAGCTTCAGAGAGGAGCTGCGCAAAATGCTGCTCTCCTGGCCTCGAAAAATTGTGCCCCATGGCCAGAGCATGACCGTCAGCGTGATCATCTGATGTCACCCTGCCAGTCCTGAGCTGGGGAGCTTCATATCCCTTAGCCCCACATGAGACCTAATTCCCAGCACCAGAGTTAAGCCAACACACTACGAAATTACAACCCAGTCCTCTTGTCtagctgtctgtctgtttttttgtgtttctgtaaAATGTTAGGTGAGCTTTGGAGCAAAAGAGCCTGGGGAGAGGGAAATAGATTTATCAATTCTTCCTTCGACTCCGGAAAGCAAAACCCAGCTATTTCTCTGggtttagaaaaataattcagaagcaagtttttcttttttctcttccttgcttACACTGTGGGTGAGATTTAAATGTGATgctggggttggtgaagattttcagCTTATCTTTTTGAAAGGCCCCAGCTGAGATATAATGATGGATTGT of the Chionomys nivalis chromosome 8, mChiNiv1.1, whole genome shotgun sequence genome contains:
- the Prlhr gene encoding prolactin-releasing peptide receptor — translated: MTSLPTGTPGDPDLFSGLPPAGSTPGNQSAEASEGNGSVTVPRAAAVTPFQSLQLVHQLKGLIVMLYSIVVVVGLVGNCLLVLVIARVRRLHNVTNFLIGNLALSDVLMCAACVPLTLAYAFEPRGWVFGGGLCHLVFFLQPVTVYVSVFTLTTIALDRYVVLVHPLRRRISLKLSAYAVLGIWALSAVLALPAAVHTYHVELKPHDVRLCEEFWGSQERQRQLYAWGLLLGTYLLPLLAILLSYVRVSVKLRNRVVPGSVTQSQADWDRARRRRTFCLLVVVVVVFAVCWLPLHIFNLLRDLDPRAIDPYAFGLVQLLCHWLAMSSACYNPFIYAWLHDSFREELRKMLLSWPRKIVPHGQSMTVSVII